The segment GTTGTTATAGACACCAGAGACAAGAGGCATCCtattcaaagaactaaatattcattttcattcatcaatTACTGTCTGGTAAATAACTCATGAAAAGTTCTCATTTGGACCCAATGTATAAATGATTTGCTTAAAACAGAATTCATAAACATTAAGATTAGCAAAGTCTCATATTTTTCCAAGGCTGTTTACCTGGGAAGTGTAGTAGCATAAGTTGAATGACTCTAAAGGTGGAGAGAACGGAAATTTGTAAGGTCCACTAAATGCAGAATCATCCATTGCATCAATGCTACTAGAAGTAAGAATGGCAGAGTCAAGAGAAGTCACACAAGGATGAACCAGAATATCCTGAAGTGGAGATCCATTGGTGGGGAGACTCAAGCTGATGGTAACATTTGGCATGATTCCTTCTAAATCACACTGCAATACAAACAGAAACAGATCTTACAGAGATCTTAGAAGTATACATCTTCTGGCTGAGGCttttctgaatttgaatcctCTTCCACAACTTAACTCACTTTTCTCTCAAGGCattgttctctttgctttctgtACTCTGGTTAATAGTTCTATCATGCTCCCAGACAGTCACAAGAGAGACCAGGAGAGCCTTCTTAGAGCCTTCTGCTTACATTGAAAAcctttaaaaagctattttaaaccCACTGACTTCTCTCCATTCCTGTCACAAACACATTGGTACAGGCCCTTACAATTTCTGTTACAGCCCTCTGAATGTATTTAGATTTGCTTTCTTCTAATCAACATCAAGGTATATTAAGGAAACATAGTTTTAATTACATTGAATCCACGCTCAAGATCTTTCAGTAGTTTCCTCTTGGTTCTGTATGACTTTGAAAACTTTTCATTGTTTGGCTCCCATCTACATCTTAATCATTTTCTACCCTGCAACTAAATGTTGTAGACATATTGGATTCTTGAATTTCCCGGAGTAAATCATGTCTTATGCTTCCATGCATTTGTGTGATTCCCTGCAGCTACAACCCTCTTTTTTCTATATGTTGTTTGGGGCCTCACGTTCTTTATTTTCACCTATACTGCCCACCTCTGCCATGTAGAGATTTGGAAGGTAGAAGGGAACGGGAAGCCAGTATCTTGGAAGGTCAAGGAAGCCAGATTTGACAGCTTCACAAACCTCCTTCTGAGCTCCCGCTTTAAAGTTCTGGTGTCCAGATGCAGCACTTTCACAGACACTTCCATGAATTTCTGCTTTGAGGTTGTAACAGAGACATGGTGGCTCCTCAGGTGTCTCTGTGAACCCTggcttctctgcctccttccagtGTCCAGACTGAGTCATTAGTGACTGTTTCTGAAAGGCTGCAGCTAGACAATCAGACTTTTATCCTCTCAGCTCCTCTTATACTTGAGTAAGCCCTAATTCCTATATTAAACACCTTTACTCCCATAAATCTTATGGTGGCTTTTTTCATGACCCAACCAGATTGATACACCTTACTTATGTGTGTAGGTACTCAGGTTCTTCCTTTGTACCACAACTCTAACTTGACCTTTACCTTTATTAAATCCCCAATTAAAACTAGCCAATCAAGTCACGCAAGGCTTATTGATGTTTTGTGTGCCAGACCCACACAGTATTTTAAGAGTTAGTGGAACTCAGCAAGTATAATGCTTAAACTCCAAATGCAAGCAGCTAGTTCCATCACCATCTACACAGTCTGTATCATGCAAGAACTACCCACCCTTATAGGTATTTATCTCTGCCCGTTTGTTTCCCCCTTGAAAATTTAAGTTCTTCGAAAGCAagacttgttttattttccttcgtATTTCGAGTGCCTAGCATATTGCTAGGCCCAAGAgacactcaaaaaatgtttggTGAATGGATATCTTTTTCTAATTATGGACCCTACATTTGTTTTCCATTCTAACATgaaatgtttcatctttttatgtTTTACCTACTGCTTGACATACGCGTGAATTCAGGAATGTATGTGCTATACAATGGAAGCACTTAAGAGAATAGGCAGGCATTATGAACAATGCCATGTATCAGCGCTCTATAAAGGTCTTTCAATGACAGTTATAATAGCAGTcgcatttgaaaataaaaatgccaacCAATCTtactacaaaatttaaaaatactttagtgTTTGACTTCTAAACCATCTGCTACTTCACCCTCTATATGTGAACtagcaagaacaaaaaaaaagttttgttttttgacagatatttatggaggtgataaaataagcaaatattaatagcaaataccataaaattttaaagtattcagTTTATACTTATTAAATTAGCTTCTAACATTctcaaaagaattagaaaattgcAACCATTATGGAAACCACCAACAAATCATTTGCTtcttagatatttaaaataccaGATCACCAGTCATTTACTATATAGAATGAGGACATCCATTCTAGAAGAAATCTACGTACATATGCCCTTGAAGTCAATCTGGCATATGTAACTAGGAATTATAACTTTTAGCTAGGAATTATTAAAACAGAAGGGACCTAGGAACTTATCtgattttagaaatgagaaaaaattttaaaaattatgtgacttTTCCAAAGACAAACAGAATTAGTGGTGGAGTGGGGACTAGATCTTCAGTCCATCGGCTTTCGGTTTACCAGGTTTTCTACTAggactaagaaaaaataaaaaaataattatttccatttataatgGACTTCACAATACAACTCTTTAAATACTAAGCTCCTGAAGTACTTAAAAAAGAGTTTGGCTAATAGTTATACTATTTACACATaagtttaaagaaacatttaGCATGGGTTAAGGTACACccccattctttttatttttagaataaagtgtttttaaagaaaaaagtttttagagAAGAAAGTTCTCCATCATGATAGTTTGTATCAGAGTAGGACTAGGAACCAATCCAAAATTCCCATACGGCATAAACTGGGGTCAGCCTATCAATGAGCTGAGATATTTAATACCATGATATTAATTAGTAGTACTTTATAGATAACATATTCCCTACTTATTGTCacagaatgaaaaaagagaaatagtgaATTTTCCTACTTTTATCTGCTAGAACTTAAGGAAAAAGAATTCAACTACTTTAAGACTTGTGAATAATAACATAATTCATGAATACCTCAATATTGGAGCTATTCACAATAGTTACTGCTAATAAAGGTAATAACTGGAGTGCATTTTTGATAATGATGGAAGTGAgtttaaaacagacacataaattcTTAGGTCactttaaagttaaaaagaacaaggaagatCCAATTTGTCTGCCAGGACTATTCTAATTCTCTGTACTTGAAATCTACTTTTACCTGTAGGATTTGTACATAGCCATTCAACATTAAGTTTGATATATaaaaagctttattcataaatgtGGAGACTAAAGGAagatatcagaaaaataaagatatgagagtattaatatgtatttatagaaCTTGTACTTGGAGGGTTTttattttgcatcatttttcaACATGGCACTGATCACTGTTAACTGTATTgttatttctattgtcttttcctattttctgaCCTTAAACCAGAGAACCCTATATTAACCTATTGacttgtttaaataaaacaagagcCCTTCAAAATGGTTTTAGATATTAAgtcagaggtttgtcaatttaaTCCCCTCtagagaaaatggaatttaacgaatttaacaaatttaacaaatcCTTTGACATTACTCTTTTTAAAAGGCTCAGCCTAATTCCAGCCCCCTTGAACATGGACCAGACTTAGTGACCTGCTCCTAATGAAGAGAACATAGTAGAAGTGATGCTATCTGACCTCTTAGTCTTGGTAATAAAAAGAATTGCTTCTACCTGTGCCTCAtgcctgtctctgtctctctgtctaaTCACTTGATCCACGGGAAACCAGTCACCACGTTGTGAGGACATTCTTAAGCAGCTTGCTGAGAAGTCCACACAGAAAGGAACTAAGGCCTCCTACCATTAATCAGCCATGTGAATGAGCCACCTTGCAAGTAGATCTTCCAGTCCCACTCACACCTTCAGGTGACTACTGCTCCCATTGAAATCCTGACTGTGATCGCCTGGGAGACATCATACTAGAAGTTCCCGCTAAGTTGCTCCTGAagtctgacccacagaaactgaggataataaatgttcattgttgGGATAATGGGCAATTCATTATGCAGCAGTATGTGACTAATATAATTAGTAATGAATGTAAAAAGGTAACATTACAAACTTTCACATGAATCTAACATCTAATGACtgttatttatgataaaaatcaagaacgttatataacaatataaaataaagttagcAAACTTTACTTTTCTCCATAGATGTTAAAACAAATACGAGAAAAATCTCACCTTGCAAGTGACAGTTCCAACGACTTGCCACGTATCTGCTATATCCTGTTTATCATATTGCATGGATTTTACCTTTTCAGtaatagaaatagaaacttgTGGTTTTCCTTTGTATGTTCCAGCTTTCCAGGCTGGCTGTTTTTGTGGATGAGTCACAGAAGCAAAATTAATACTATCCAATGAATTCTGTAAGTTGGCATCTAACAAAGTTCCAAATGGACAAGCCTGCAGAAACAAGTCAGGCAATTGGCTCAATTTTGTATTTAGCTCAGTGTCACTTTTTTGACCTGAGTAAAGAAAATCCTGTACCCCAAAAAGAAGTTCAAAGCCTTGTGAAATTGCACTAATGCTAATTAATGGTGGTCGAGGGGATAAAGTTTGTTCAACTAGTGGAACACAAGCATATATTATGCCATTCTTCAGAAAAGCAACAACTGGCCAGAGTTCTTCACCTCCTACTGGAAGTCCATAGATAGACGTCTTATTGATGCGTGAACAGCTGTCACGACTCTCTGTGAAGTCCTTATCTTCATCCAACAATCTAAGCTCAAAGAGTAGTGATTTAAGAAAAGGACCATCTTCAGGAATAGGCACATAACTTGCTCCATTGAAGACTTTGGCTCGTTTTTCAACAGTTGGATACCGTCTGcattatggaaacaaaaaaacattataaatgattcgtccaactaaaataaaaatggatgaatcccaaaataaacaaacaaaaactcaaaacatggggcaaacagtaaaaataacaaaaacacatcaagagatacatacacacacccacaaaaAACGTCaaccaaaaaaatattacaagttaAGTTCCGACTATAGTAACTAACTGTTGCATACTTGCTATACTATCTCAAATGACGAAGTATCATTAcctattactaaaaataattcaatttaattttttaaataggtagAGCACATGGTTCTAATTCAAAATCCTAGTTTATTGGCCACTCAGATTTCCACTTGGAGGTCAAGGAGTATATACCGGGACACATTTTAGGCATCTACAAGAGCTTTTTTTCTTGATGCCACCTTAGTAAAGCAGGATCAAAAAAAGTGGTTCAATTGAACCCTCTCCAATTTTGAATTCATTAGTTGAAATACAATTGTAAAAAGAATGTTCTATTCTACGCAACCTATAGTGAATAACAAGCACCCTGAGTCTTTTTGCCAACCCCTACAAAAATATGTAAGAGCATTTCAGTAATAATGGTTTACCTCTAGGCCCTGGAAGATACTATGaggtaataaaaagaataaaatctgaataatCTTTAATGGTTTGCATTCTCTAAGCTGAATGGTAAGTTACTAACGCATCCCTTTTttgtggggggttggggggcaggaaCAGAATAGAAggtgcttttgctcatttacagaAATGTTAGATCACATTTTCTTAGTTcgaaaaatatgttttccttattCCTTACCTCTCTACTTCAAAGTCCAGAACAAAGTCATCTATTAGCTATTAACTTCTGTGTAAATCACCTAATTTTCCCAAGTTTatcttatttgcaaaataaaggGTGGCTAAAGAACATACCAGTAATTCTCATCAAGGATCAAGAACACAGCTAgcctaaataattttttcattaatactactaataaaatactGATGTTTATTAAtactcttaaaaaagaaaaataagaatgtattcAAAGTTGTCAGTGTATTAGTGAacctcactcatttatttatat is part of the Rhinolophus sinicus isolate RSC01 linkage group LG03, ASM3656204v1, whole genome shotgun sequence genome and harbors:
- the AP5M1 gene encoding AP-5 complex subunit mu-1, whose translation is MAQRAVWLISHEPGTPLCGIVRFSRRYPTVEKRAKVFNGASYVPIPEDGPFLKSLLFELRLLDEDKDFTESRDSCSRINKTSIYGLPVGGEELWPVVAFLKNGIIYACVPLVEQTLSPRPPLISISAISQGFELLFGVQDFLYSGQKSDTELNTKLSQLPDLFLQACPFGTLLDANLQNSLDSINFASVTHPQKQPAWKAGTYKGKPQVSISITEKVKSMQYDKQDIADTWQVVGTVTCKCDLEGIMPNVTISLSLPTNGSPLQDILVHPCVTSLDSAILTSSSIDAMDDSAFSGPYKFPFSPPLESFNLCYYTSQVPVPPILGFYQMKEEEAQLKIAVNLKLHESVKNNFEFCEAHIPFYNRGPITQVEYKVSFGQLEVFREKSLLIWIIGQKFPKSMEISLSATITFGAKNHAKQPFDHICIGGTAYLKLHFRILDYTLTGCYADQHSVQVFASGKPKISTHRKLISSEYYIWNSKAPAPVTYGSLLL